In Sphingobacteriaceae bacterium, the following proteins share a genomic window:
- a CDS encoding aldo/keto reductase, with the protein MKKINLSENGPEVSPLIYSFWRAMEDKDGVTYESILGKLDACLELGINTFDHADVYGNYRVEKLFGKALKESRVKREEIVISTKCGINNVDQLRPAYRTRHYDSSSEYIRSSVEKSLENLGTDYLDILLLHHPDPLMDADDTASELTKLVNKGLVKYIGVANFTVHQHRLLQSRLSIPIITNHLELNVMNTSAIKDGTLDFIKEHYSKPLAWSPLAGGRLVDENDAATYNVRNTLKKLAANYNCNEEQIAIAWLLRLGALPILGTNSISRIKNAASAVTIELDKQDWHEIYFSGLATN; encoded by the coding sequence ATGAAAAAAATTAACCTGAGCGAAAATGGTCCGGAAGTTTCTCCATTGATTTACAGTTTCTGGAGAGCTATGGAAGATAAAGATGGTGTGACCTACGAATCTATTCTGGGCAAGTTAGACGCGTGTCTCGAATTGGGCATTAACACTTTCGACCATGCAGATGTTTACGGCAATTACAGGGTAGAAAAATTATTCGGAAAAGCTTTAAAAGAAAGTCGCGTTAAGCGCGAAGAGATTGTTATTTCAACAAAGTGCGGAATAAACAATGTTGACCAATTGCGACCTGCTTATAGAACCCGTCATTACGACAGCAGTTCTGAATACATTCGTAGCAGTGTTGAAAAATCTTTAGAGAACCTCGGTACAGATTACCTGGATATCCTATTATTGCATCATCCAGATCCCCTGATGGATGCCGACGATACCGCTTCAGAGCTAACCAAACTCGTAAACAAAGGATTGGTAAAATACATTGGGGTAGCTAACTTTACGGTGCATCAGCATAGGCTATTGCAATCGAGATTAAGCATACCTATTATAACAAATCATCTGGAATTAAATGTTATGAATACTTCTGCTATTAAAGACGGCACACTTGATTTTATCAAGGAACACTATAGCAAACCACTCGCCTGGTCGCCCCTGGCGGGGGGACGTTTGGTAGATGAAAATGATGCAGCCACCTACAATGTGCGTAATACCTTAAAAAAACTGGCAGCCAATTATAATTGCAACGAAGAACAAATAGCTATAGCCTGGTTATTGCGTTTGGGAGCATTACCCATACTTGGAACAAATAGTATAAGCAGAATAAAGAACGCCGCTTCTGCTGTAACAATTGAATTAGATAAACAAGATTGGCACGAAATTTATTTTTCGGGGCTTGCAACAAACTAG
- a CDS encoding DNA helicase produces the protein MEAIHVEINQGSFSLPQDPDFPLVTVVEDDLQVLVACTCSKGKEKLCRHGALVLTAIITRESFLLYYHKKKRLEVLKKFAAEYGLENETELENYFQIVLEDKKLLIKPRLPGLLSVTKESLSQLRKDIATQVVEPSSNAMNAGEESLYVVLRKHRYYSHLVIELYSAQSTKEGKPKNPLKPVNPMTLVWESEHADHIKFFSALAKFQSASSEKRSLADIQALKAILKNPLAYAFYVHDETNSGNTTASTLQKIDLKILAQQLVLSIEHELPFYKLSGKIELSNTEHLLKDLIIKFSYFIYADNTLYLIDKPEVLSAIELFTKNKGDILIHASKYEIFKTQVLKELGDKIALDYKYIQAASSLQIEENGFDKTPEKFLYLTDFGNYVLLTPVIKYGQVEIPIRSKRLIYGEDSKGNEFRLERDEESELHFIAFLSLLHPDFKEQVTDDMSYFCLHKTHFLNEDWFLNVCEEWTNYGISVFGFNAIEELKLNPNKVKIDIKIISGINWFNAVVDARFGKKKVSVKLIQKAIRKKSKYIELGDGTLGILPQAWIERFTEYFNAAEVLDGSTLQIPKTNFALIEELFEEDEVNEEVKKEINFYKEKLNDFKNIEEIEVPGDLKATLRPYQKQGLNWLNFLDDFNFGGCLADDMGLGKSVQIIAFILSQKTKRKNATNLLVVPTTLIFNWQAEFQKFAPCLQVRTLYGAERDKSARELDKYDVVLTSYTTLLSDISFLKDTTFNYIFLDESQAIKNPETQRYKSVRLLRSRNKIVITGTPIENNTFDLYGQFSFACPGLLGSKRYFREVYAMPIDKFKSSKRARELQAKIQPFLLRRTKEQVASDLPEKLETILYCEMKEEQFSIYKTYEKEFRDYVAATDNEDLRKSAMNVLKGLTKLRQIADSPALLPDGNLTMKGPSSKIELLMQQLEAKAPHHKILVFSQFVGMLDLIKKELDTRAITYAYLTGSTRNRKEVVDKFQKDTSVRVFLISLKAGGTGLNLTEADCVYLVDPWWNPAVENQAIDRSHRIGQNKMVHAIRLICPGTVEEKMMLMQESKKELSDDLVKTDSGFISSLSKKELLTLFS, from the coding sequence GTGGAAGCTATTCATGTTGAAATAAACCAGGGTTCGTTTAGTCTTCCGCAGGACCCTGATTTTCCTTTGGTGACGGTTGTGGAGGATGATTTGCAGGTTTTAGTGGCATGTACTTGTTCAAAGGGGAAAGAGAAATTATGCCGGCATGGAGCACTTGTTTTAACTGCCATTATTACTCGCGAGAGCTTTTTACTTTATTATCATAAAAAAAAGCGACTGGAAGTCCTTAAAAAATTTGCAGCAGAGTACGGACTCGAAAACGAGACAGAGCTTGAAAATTATTTTCAGATTGTGCTGGAGGATAAAAAGTTGCTGATTAAACCAAGACTTCCCGGACTACTTTCAGTAACTAAAGAAAGTTTGAGCCAACTTCGAAAGGACATCGCTACACAAGTGGTGGAGCCTTCTTCAAATGCGATGAATGCAGGCGAAGAATCTCTGTATGTGGTTTTAAGAAAGCATAGATATTACAGCCACCTGGTTATAGAATTATATTCTGCACAAAGTACTAAAGAAGGAAAACCAAAAAATCCTTTAAAGCCAGTGAATCCAATGACTCTTGTATGGGAATCGGAGCATGCGGATCATATCAAGTTTTTCAGTGCTCTGGCAAAGTTTCAAAGTGCTTCCAGTGAAAAAAGATCACTTGCTGACATCCAGGCTTTAAAAGCTATTCTTAAAAATCCCCTGGCTTATGCTTTTTATGTGCACGACGAAACAAATTCAGGAAACACAACTGCAAGTACCTTACAAAAAATAGATTTAAAAATTTTAGCGCAGCAACTTGTTTTGTCTATTGAACATGAACTGCCTTTTTATAAACTATCAGGAAAAATAGAATTAAGTAATACAGAACATCTTTTAAAAGACCTGATTATCAAATTCTCGTATTTCATTTATGCTGACAACACGCTTTACCTTATTGATAAACCGGAAGTTTTATCTGCCATAGAACTTTTTACTAAAAACAAAGGCGATATACTCATTCATGCCTCTAAATACGAAATCTTTAAAACGCAGGTTTTAAAAGAACTTGGTGATAAGATCGCCCTGGATTATAAATATATTCAGGCCGCATCTTCTTTACAGATAGAAGAAAATGGTTTTGATAAAACTCCCGAAAAATTTCTATACCTCACCGATTTTGGCAACTATGTTTTGTTAACTCCGGTAATAAAGTATGGTCAGGTTGAAATTCCAATTAGAAGTAAAAGACTTATTTATGGTGAAGATAGTAAGGGGAACGAATTCCGGTTAGAAAGAGATGAAGAGTCAGAACTTCACTTTATAGCTTTTTTATCGCTTCTGCATCCGGACTTTAAAGAGCAGGTCACCGACGATATGTCCTATTTCTGCCTTCATAAAACACATTTTTTAAATGAAGACTGGTTTTTGAATGTTTGTGAAGAATGGACAAATTATGGTATTTCTGTTTTTGGATTTAACGCCATTGAAGAATTAAAATTAAATCCGAATAAAGTAAAGATCGATATCAAAATTATAAGCGGCATCAATTGGTTTAACGCTGTTGTGGATGCGCGTTTTGGAAAGAAAAAAGTTTCTGTAAAATTAATTCAGAAAGCCATTCGTAAAAAAAGCAAATACATTGAATTAGGCGATGGCACTCTTGGCATTCTTCCGCAGGCATGGATAGAGCGTTTCACCGAGTACTTTAATGCTGCCGAAGTACTGGATGGTTCTACCTTACAAATTCCAAAAACAAATTTCGCTCTTATCGAAGAATTATTTGAGGAAGATGAAGTGAATGAGGAAGTGAAAAAAGAAATTAATTTCTACAAGGAAAAACTCAACGACTTTAAAAATATTGAAGAAATCGAAGTTCCTGGAGACTTAAAAGCTACTTTACGACCTTACCAAAAACAAGGTTTAAACTGGCTTAATTTTTTGGATGACTTTAATTTTGGTGGATGTCTGGCAGATGATATGGGTCTTGGAAAATCCGTTCAGATTATAGCTTTTATTCTTTCTCAGAAAACGAAACGCAAAAACGCTACCAACTTACTGGTTGTTCCAACAACGCTGATTTTTAACTGGCAGGCAGAGTTTCAGAAGTTCGCACCATGTTTGCAGGTAAGAACACTCTACGGAGCGGAAAGAGATAAAAGTGCCAGAGAGCTGGATAAGTACGATGTCGTATTAACTTCTTACACGACTTTGCTAAGCGATATTTCATTTCTTAAAGACACTACTTTTAATTACATTTTCCTGGATGAATCTCAGGCCATTAAAAATCCGGAAACCCAGCGATACAAAAGCGTTCGCCTGTTAAGATCGCGCAACAAGATCGTGATAACAGGAACTCCCATTGAAAATAATACTTTTGATCTGTATGGACAGTTTTCTTTTGCTTGTCCTGGATTGTTAGGAAGTAAACGGTATTTCAGAGAAGTATATGCGATGCCGATTGACAAATTTAAAAGTTCGAAGCGCGCCCGCGAATTGCAAGCTAAGATTCAGCCCTTTCTTTTAAGACGTACAAAAGAGCAGGTTGCATCAGATCTACCTGAGAAGCTGGAAACTATTCTGTATTGTGAGATGAAAGAGGAACAGTTTTCCATTTATAAAACCTACGAAAAAGAATTTCGCGATTACGTGGCAGCAACTGATAATGAGGATTTAAGAAAAAGTGCGATGAACGTTTTAAAAGGGCTTACCAAGCTTCGTCAGATTGCCGATTCGCCGGCCCTGCTGCCCGATGGTAACTTAACAATGAAAGGTCCTTCGTCAAAAATAGAACTGCTGATGCAACAGTTAGAGGCTAAAGCGCCGCATCATAAAATCCTTGTCTTTTCGCAATTTGTAGGCATGCTGGACCTCATTAAAAAAGAACTGGACACACGAGCCATCACCTATGCTTACCTGACCGGAAGTACCCGTAATCGCAAAGAAGTAGTAGATAAATTTCAAAAGGATACATCGGTGAGAGTTTTTTTAATAAGCTTAAAAGCCGGCGGTACGGGATTAAATTTAACAGAAGCAGATTGTGTTTATCTCGTAGATCCCTGGTGGAATCCGGCGGTTGAAAATCAAGCAATCGACAGGTCTCACCGCATTGGTCAAAACAAGATGGTTCATGCCATCCGTTTAATTTGCCCGGGAACTGTGGAGGAAAAAATGATGCTGATGCAGGAATCTAAAAAAGAACTTTCGGATGACCTGGTAAAAACAGATTCTGGATTTATAAGCTCACTAAGTAAAAAAGAGCTACTCACTTTGTTTTCTTAA
- a CDS encoding homoserine dehydrogenase, giving the protein MAKKLKIGLFGFGVVGQGLYHVLNNSTGFTADIVKIAVKNKEKERSISKDHITYDKWEILDNPEIDVIVELIDDADEAFHIVSEALKRGKHVVSANKKMLALHLEELYALQLKYNVSLLYEGAACGSIPILRTLEEYFDNEELEKITGIFNGTTNYILSKTINENLSYPEALKQAQEKGFAESDPTNDVEGFDPKFKAVILALHAFGLIIKPEEILNLGITTLTENDIRYASEKGYKLKLTPVIQRLKNNKVTALVAPRFVKESSQLFNVENEFNGVIVEGRFSGEQFLQGRGAGSLPTGAAVLSDISALSYGYKYEYKKHTQVHAAEFTDDVLVEIYLRYTTAKDLEHITFEEVTEKYTGSEYNYNIGKVNLRTLIANRDYILKNNLFVSLINETVSLKTAEDTTDKQKAMKTAFSA; this is encoded by the coding sequence ATGGCAAAAAAATTAAAAATAGGTCTGTTTGGATTTGGCGTTGTTGGACAAGGCTTATATCATGTATTAAATAACAGTACCGGCTTTACAGCTGATATTGTAAAGATCGCAGTAAAAAACAAAGAGAAGGAACGCAGCATTTCAAAGGATCATATTACCTACGATAAATGGGAAATACTTGACAACCCGGAGATCGATGTGATTGTAGAGCTGATTGATGATGCGGACGAAGCATTTCACATTGTGAGTGAAGCATTAAAACGTGGAAAACACGTGGTGAGTGCTAATAAAAAAATGCTTGCTCTCCATTTGGAAGAACTATATGCTTTACAGTTAAAATACAATGTCTCGCTTTTGTATGAGGGCGCTGCGTGTGGAAGCATCCCTATTCTTCGTACCCTTGAAGAATACTTTGATAACGAAGAACTCGAAAAAATAACCGGTATTTTCAACGGCACAACGAATTATATTTTAAGTAAAACCATCAACGAAAACCTTTCCTATCCTGAAGCACTGAAACAAGCGCAGGAAAAAGGCTTTGCAGAATCTGACCCCACAAACGATGTAGAAGGTTTTGATCCCAAATTTAAAGCGGTGATTCTTGCTCTTCACGCTTTTGGGTTGATCATAAAACCAGAAGAAATCTTAAATCTTGGCATAACAACTTTAACTGAGAATGATATCCGCTACGCTTCTGAAAAAGGCTACAAATTAAAATTGACGCCCGTAATTCAACGTTTAAAAAACAATAAAGTAACAGCGCTTGTAGCACCACGTTTTGTGAAAGAAAGCAGTCAATTGTTTAATGTAGAGAACGAATTTAACGGTGTTATTGTAGAAGGCCGGTTTTCAGGAGAACAGTTTTTGCAGGGTCGCGGCGCGGGCAGTTTACCTACCGGAGCGGCAGTGCTGTCTGATATCTCCGCTCTTTCTTACGGCTATAAATATGAATACAAAAAGCACACCCAGGTGCATGCCGCTGAATTTACAGATGATGTGTTGGTTGAAATTTATTTAAGATATACTACCGCCAAAGACCTTGAACACATAACCTTTGAAGAAGTGACGGAAAAATATACCGGAAGCGAATACAATTATAACATCGGAAAAGTGAATCTCAGAACACTGATCGCTAACCGGGACTACATTTTAAAAAACAATTTATTTGTGTCTTTAATAAATGAGACTGTTTCTCTTAAAACAGCGGAAGATACAACCGATAAACAAAAAGCAATGAAGACGGCATTTTCAGCTTAA
- a CDS encoding DNA-binding response regulator, producing the protein MLKNFTFTLESNQRAVSVDKKRIYIVDDHQIMIDGIKSLLAISNAFEVVGEQTNPLKAIEAIPEKKADILITDISMKEMSGIELARKMRVSMPDLKILALSMYSDRETISEMLVAGINGYVLKNTGMEELIAALTKISQGHQFFSEEVTAEMMKAFSQPKIDSKELVNLTNRELEIVKLIAEEYSNAQIGDKLFISERTVETHRKNIFRKTNTKSVAGLVKFAIGHNLI; encoded by the coding sequence ATGCTTAAAAATTTTACTTTTACACTGGAAAGCAATCAGCGAGCAGTGTCTGTAGATAAGAAAAGGATTTATATAGTAGATGATCACCAGATCATGATCGACGGCATAAAATCATTGCTGGCTATTTCTAATGCCTTTGAGGTTGTAGGTGAACAAACAAACCCACTGAAAGCCATCGAAGCTATTCCTGAAAAGAAAGCGGATATCCTTATAACGGATATCAGTATGAAGGAAATGTCAGGCATCGAGCTGGCCCGTAAAATGAGAGTTTCAATGCCAGATCTTAAGATTCTCGCCCTTTCTATGTATAGCGACCGGGAAACTATTTCAGAAATGCTGGTAGCCGGCATCAACGGTTACGTACTTAAAAATACCGGCATGGAAGAACTTATAGCGGCACTTACAAAAATTTCTCAGGGACATCAGTTTTTTAGTGAAGAAGTAACTGCGGAAATGATGAAGGCTTTTTCTCAACCTAAAATCGATTCGAAAGAGCTTGTAAACCTTACCAACAGAGAACTTGAAATTGTAAAGCTTATCGCAGAGGAATATAGTAATGCGCAGATCGGGGATAAGTTATTTATAAGCGAACGTACGGTAGAAACACACCGGAAAAATATTTTCAGAAAAACAAATACCAAGAGCGTGGCAGGGCTTGTAAAATTTGCCATTGGCCACAACCTGATCTAA
- a CDS encoding disulfide bond formation regulator, whose amino-acid sequence MKINIKRIGENFNLQATSEEGHAFIMDASQDIGGENTGMRPMQVLLSSLGGCSAIDVILILKKQKQEVDSFEVELTGDREKIEDYSLFKNIILHFKIKGKLEFEKVERAVKLSLEKYCSVAKTLEPTANITYKITLN is encoded by the coding sequence ATGAAAATAAATATAAAACGGATTGGTGAAAATTTCAACCTTCAGGCTACCAGTGAAGAAGGGCATGCTTTTATAATGGACGCTTCACAAGACATTGGCGGCGAAAATACAGGAATGCGGCCTATGCAGGTTTTGTTAAGCTCTTTAGGAGGCTGCAGCGCTATTGACGTGATACTCATTCTGAAAAAACAGAAACAGGAAGTAGATTCCTTTGAGGTAGAACTTACAGGCGATCGTGAAAAGATCGAAGACTACTCGCTCTTTAAGAACATCATTCTTCACTTTAAAATAAAGGGAAAGCTAGAGTTTGAAAAAGTAGAACGCGCCGTAAAGCTTTCGCTCGAAAAATACTGCTCCGTAGCAAAAACACTTGAACCCACAGCAAACATTACTTACAAAATCACTTTAAACTAA
- a CDS encoding cyclic nucleotide-binding protein, producing MQSRKIKKGEQLLDINQACNYLYFIDKGILRGHYFLETKEITNWFAQENEFATCFYSFIAKKPSVEGIQALENSEITQISYSALQTLYSTFPETERAGRIITETYYLKLEERLLSIQFKSAKERYQNLLETKPSIVKRAAMGQIATYLGISQETLSRMRADLG from the coding sequence ATGCAGAGTCGTAAAATTAAAAAAGGCGAGCAGTTGTTAGACATTAACCAGGCCTGCAACTACCTTTATTTTATTGATAAAGGCATTTTACGCGGACACTACTTTCTGGAGACCAAAGAAATTACCAATTGGTTTGCGCAGGAAAATGAATTTGCTACTTGCTTTTATTCGTTCATTGCTAAAAAACCTTCTGTAGAAGGCATTCAGGCTTTGGAAAATTCAGAGATCACTCAGATTTCTTATTCTGCTTTGCAAACACTTTATTCTACTTTTCCTGAAACGGAACGGGCTGGCAGAATTATTACCGAAACTTATTATTTAAAACTCGAAGAGCGTTTGTTAAGCATTCAGTTTAAATCAGCAAAGGAACGTTATCAGAATTTACTCGAGACAAAACCCTCTATCGTGAAACGCGCAGCCATGGGTCAGATCGCCACCTATCTGGGTATCAGCCAGGAGACTCTCAGCCGTATGCGTGCAGACCTTGGGTAA
- a CDS encoding phospholipase D family protein yields the protein MKYIHFLSKENVLIFFVFFMSLLFSSCGENEIDKIPAPAKDFCASIHRNDSFSLSRELAPLEKLMESKTGVVVLEDGGNAILARAWLSEYAEKTIDIQYFIFSTDNVGLIACDYLVRAADRGIKVRILVDDILVDAGPHEILTLDSHENIEIKIYNPGINLGKNIVQKVAKFTTDFRKANQRMHNKTFTVDGKVVITGGRNIADEYFDYDHEYNFRDRDVMFMGKAVTTVENSFEAFWTSSLSVPVTQLVEEEGNDFKDKQRFERLHQYACNPENFWPQVREHLAEMPVLFKKIQNSGNLQWLDSVAFVSDIPGKNEERADHKGGVTTDELIRLVRSAKVSIDIQSPYLVTTDLGKKLFAETVKRGVKIRILTNSLASTDNLEAFSGYQRDRKKLLETGVRIFEFRPDAMERYKVMTGALQEKLHYTPVFGLHAKSMVIDGKVTVIGTFNLDPRSANLNTECLTVIQSEKIAEGVLKGMNEEFKPENSWETTSESNPDKEAGKMKRLNTFTRKVVPKKIL from the coding sequence ATGAAGTACATTCATTTTTTATCAAAGGAAAACGTTTTGATTTTTTTCGTTTTTTTTATGAGCCTTTTATTTTCTTCCTGCGGGGAAAATGAAATAGATAAAATTCCCGCGCCTGCAAAAGATTTTTGTGCAAGTATTCATCGTAACGATTCTTTTAGTCTTTCTAGAGAGCTGGCTCCCCTTGAAAAATTAATGGAATCAAAAACAGGAGTGGTTGTTCTGGAAGACGGGGGAAATGCAATTCTTGCAAGGGCCTGGTTAAGCGAGTATGCGGAAAAAACAATAGATATTCAGTATTTTATTTTCTCTACCGATAATGTGGGTCTCATTGCCTGCGACTACCTGGTAAGGGCTGCAGACCGGGGCATAAAGGTGCGCATCCTGGTGGACGATATTTTGGTGGATGCCGGTCCGCATGAAATTTTAACCCTCGATTCTCATGAAAATATTGAAATAAAGATTTACAATCCCGGAATTAATCTTGGAAAAAATATTGTTCAAAAGGTAGCAAAATTTACCACTGATTTTCGTAAAGCCAATCAACGTATGCATAACAAAACTTTTACGGTAGATGGAAAAGTGGTTATTACCGGCGGAAGAAATATTGCCGACGAGTACTTTGATTATGACCACGAATATAATTTCAGAGACCGCGATGTAATGTTTATGGGAAAAGCAGTAACAACGGTGGAAAATTCATTCGAAGCGTTTTGGACAAGTTCTCTGAGTGTACCGGTAACTCAGTTGGTAGAGGAGGAGGGTAACGATTTTAAGGATAAACAACGTTTTGAGAGATTGCACCAGTATGCCTGTAATCCTGAAAATTTTTGGCCCCAGGTGAGAGAGCACCTGGCAGAAATGCCGGTACTTTTTAAAAAGATTCAAAACTCTGGTAACTTGCAGTGGCTCGACAGCGTGGCTTTTGTAAGCGATATTCCTGGAAAAAATGAAGAGCGCGCAGATCATAAAGGGGGTGTAACTACTGATGAACTGATTCGTTTAGTAAGATCAGCAAAGGTTTCAATAGATATTCAATCGCCTTATTTGGTAACAACAGATCTGGGAAAAAAACTCTTTGCAGAAACAGTGAAGCGGGGTGTGAAGATAAGAATTTTAACCAATAGCCTGGCGTCTACGGATAACTTAGAAGCTTTTAGTGGCTACCAAAGGGATCGCAAAAAATTATTAGAAACAGGAGTGAGAATTTTTGAGTTTCGCCCGGATGCAATGGAGCGTTATAAAGTAATGACCGGAGCTTTGCAGGAGAAATTACATTATACGCCTGTCTTTGGGCTACACGCGAAGTCAATGGTAATTGACGGAAAGGTGACCGTAATTGGCACATTTAATTTAGATCCCCGCAGTGCGAATTTAAATACAGAATGTTTAACAGTAATTCAATCAGAAAAAATTGCAGAGGGTGTTTTAAAAGGGATGAACGAAGAGTTTAAGCCTGAAAACTCATGGGAAACAACTTCTGAATCTAATCCCGATAAGGAAGCCGGAAAAATGAAGCGTCTGAATACTTTTACCCGAAAGGTAGTTCCTAAAAAAATTCTTTAA
- the metX gene encoding homoserine O-acetyltransferase encodes MSESIFKYHKNFPLENGGSIPALEIVYHTYGTLNADRSNVIWVAHALTANSNVFDWWNGLFGENSFYNAKDYFIVCANNLGSCYGTTGPLSHNSHINAAWFDYFPQITIKDMVQTFDLLRQHLGLEKIHTLIGGSQGGQIALEWSLSHPDLAEHLILVATNAQHSPWGIAFNESQRLAIKADRTYYSNTHDGGVKGLAAARSMALLSYRGYETYAQTQKDAQVEKTRNFNAASYQRYQGEKLVQRFNAYSYVRLLDAMDSHNISRGRNSGLEEVLATVKSQTLVISVSSDILFPVSEQKFLAEHIKDSTYASIDSAYGHDGFLIETEKLAQLISSFYKSRKKNPAAKKESRKQNLLISL; translated from the coding sequence ATGTCAGAATCTATTTTCAAATACCACAAAAATTTTCCGCTCGAAAATGGCGGAAGTATTCCCGCCCTTGAAATTGTATACCATACATACGGCACCTTAAACGCCGATCGTTCAAATGTGATCTGGGTTGCTCACGCGCTAACGGCTAACAGCAACGTGTTTGACTGGTGGAATGGGTTGTTCGGAGAAAATTCATTCTATAATGCAAAAGACTACTTTATTGTGTGCGCAAACAATCTTGGGTCTTGTTATGGAACTACCGGCCCTCTCAGCCACAATAGTCATATTAACGCTGCCTGGTTTGATTACTTTCCGCAAATCACTATTAAGGATATGGTTCAGACTTTTGACCTGCTACGTCAGCATTTAGGACTGGAAAAAATCCACACGCTTATTGGCGGCTCGCAAGGCGGACAAATTGCACTGGAATGGTCCTTATCTCATCCGGATCTGGCAGAGCATCTTATTCTTGTAGCCACAAATGCGCAACATTCACCCTGGGGCATTGCTTTTAATGAATCTCAGCGCCTTGCTATTAAAGCCGACCGCACTTACTATTCAAACACACACGATGGCGGCGTAAAAGGGCTTGCTGCAGCCAGAAGCATGGCTTTATTAAGTTACCGTGGTTATGAAACTTATGCGCAAACTCAAAAGGATGCGCAGGTTGAAAAAACACGCAACTTTAACGCGGCGTCTTACCAACGTTACCAGGGCGAAAAACTAGTACAACGCTTCAATGCATATTCTTATGTGCGTTTGCTGGATGCCATGGATAGTCATAATATCAGTCGCGGAAGAAATTCAGGTTTGGAAGAAGTGCTAGCTACAGTGAAATCTCAAACCCTTGTCATATCAGTGTCCAGCGACATTCTTTTTCCCGTATCAGAACAAAAGTTTTTAGCAGAGCATATCAAAGATTCAACCTACGCAAGCATTGACTCAGCTTATGGACATGATGGATTTTTGATCGAAACTGAAAAATTAGCGCAGCTTATCTCCAGCTTTTATAAGTCACGGAAAAAAAATCCTGCAGCAAAAAAAGAAAGTAGAAAACAAAATTTATTAATCTCTCTATAA
- a CDS encoding peroxidase, with product MSIRLGDLAPDFTAESSTGTIKFHEFLGNNWGILFSHPADFTPVCTTELGSVAKLKPEFDKRGVKVIALSVDAVESHLRWIKDINETQNTTVNYPIIADPDFEVAKLYGFVHPNASDKFTVRSVAVIGPDKKIKLLITYPASTGRNFDEILRVIDSLQLTANYSVATPANWKQGDDVVVSAAIKTEDIPAKFPKGFTEIKPYLRTTPQPNL from the coding sequence ATGTCAATCAGATTAGGAGACCTCGCACCCGACTTCACAGCAGAGTCAAGCACCGGAACAATTAAGTTCCACGAATTTTTAGGAAATAACTGGGGGATTTTATTTTCGCATCCTGCAGATTTTACACCTGTTTGTACAACCGAACTTGGAAGCGTAGCCAAATTAAAACCAGAGTTTGATAAGCGCGGCGTTAAAGTTATAGCATTAAGTGTTGATGCCGTTGAATCTCACTTACGCTGGATCAAAGACATTAACGAAACACAAAATACTACCGTAAATTATCCCATCATCGCAGATCCGGATTTTGAAGTTGCGAAACTCTACGGCTTCGTGCATCCGAATGCCTCCGATAAATTTACCGTGCGCTCTGTTGCAGTTATTGGTCCGGATAAAAAAATAAAATTGCTAATCACCTACCCTGCGTCCACCGGAAGAAACTTTGATGAAATATTACGGGTGATCGACTCTTTGCAACTTACTGCCAATTATAGTGTAGCAACTCCTGCCAACTGGAAACAGGGAGACGATGTGGTAGTATCTGCCGCTATTAAAACAGAAGATATTCCTGCTAAATTTCCAAAAGGATTTACAGAAATCAAACCTTACTTAAGAACAACGCCGCAACCCAATCTTTAA